Proteins from one Euwallacea similis isolate ESF13 chromosome 13, ESF131.1, whole genome shotgun sequence genomic window:
- the LOC136413268 gene encoding uncharacterized protein isoform X1: protein MEKKNVVKDNEKPQMDEGSEIVPKDSGVEKDIDAATDATAAEPSANSNLVQNGNISQPEVLENNEDHNSTEEQEQTANVSETEKTSYNKAAEPSLSKKPAVVNVGEKCLRSTRGTKRKADARAEGINTSENESTDLATNETTEQKENVGIVKNNVQIGDDLGEESILKSVSSTDEMGKGKRARVPNKRYSDIILSPNRKSGVLPKLVPENTGKVDEIVVPVVVTPSSSAPFVKRGRGPNTSRDDLQDPKYLKPFKYGWKRELVWRSTSTSTKKMGDIYYYTPTGQKVRSFRELADHLDNKNLSLDNFSYTKDLLGVNDPEKEIEREAKIPQSQSVGRDSPTPKQADIKKNKKVESLKNTATAETGKSVDMPKLITPGKGKKRASANTPEPSPVVKKKKEEARESPATVDSKMERKKNLSSKKMRLSKKSEEVSEAKPSPSQPSRSSPRKTNKPCSMNCEGVQGIIPTLQCRMCLCLYHHQCVGVSPGMGLSYICKDCREEEPATTSTTPLVSPPPLTPINTLKTVTTTASTTLPKLQRIPRTDSSDPPNLQSIPAPPPLVKVNKTVEGPPIQQPSEGCKSLVGSVTSWLPHNSKIVNSEEPAEAPKPQNIEYIGGRKFLVIPKHNVMSVSSGRSFLRSENSVTPNVLQPTELPHISASLGPAKTVDDNDKKMGEDPMDCDDVHEGENRNEAAQQSNPPVEAQPKEVKRNLKLKNLMAHESRHGSIEEKIDVKACLLRDSALMFSSLLHAFQYLKVQDLLRAGCVCHMWRNTANDPKLWKTVRMKNSQVHSFEGLANALKKQGTVHLDLRKMLLPSNGDDIWPDFSKAIAKVESLQKIEFCRCPASVVEQLAISNSNLEVINAVTIKCDSLNLDSFKSLSCISELRLKSTSGLKISSIDSLKELKTLKILSLTSVIDLHTLNLNVIGELTNLVSLDLGECYDFPKNFGEDILQKLDKLEKLRLEKGQGTCHTFEILESVKNMNCLEQLELVNFDVKMGFDRALGACKNIKKLMIIPTYISQSATTNNMVLAGVLRLEGSLSNFVWGVTLELLRVTELFIDQCEDTTNKTKRTSGNGDCIPVLKPVPDLSNGNQIQAANIPAQVEILPLPNLQKLLLNSLPKTRVKILKIPFHATWRQTLTDSL from the exons atGGAAAAGAAAAACGTAGTCAAAGATAACGAAAAGCCACAAATGGACGAAGGTTCTGAAATAGTTCCCAAAGATTCAGGAGTTGAAAAGGACATAGATGCAGCAACTGACGCCACGGCTGCAGAGCCTTCAGCGAATAGTAATTTAGTGCAAAATGGTAACATTTCACAGCCTGAAGTGTTAGAAAATAATGAGGATCACAACAGTACAGAGGAGCAAGAGCAAACAGCAAATGTTTCAGAAACtgaaaaaacttcttataataaAGCTGCAGAGCCTAGTTTAAGCAAAAAACCTGCAGTGGTGAATGTCGGAGAAAAATGTCTCCGCAGCACACGAGGTACTAAAAGGAAGGCAGATGCTCGGGCTGAAGGTATTAATACTTCGGAAAATGAGAGTACAGATCTGGCCACAAATGAAACTACTGAACAGAAGGAAAATGTTGGCATTGTTAAGAATAATGTTCAAATAGGAGATGATTTAGGAG AGGAATCCATTCTAAAATCTGTTTCATCCACAGATGAAATGGGTAAAGGTAAAAGGGCGCGGGTTCCCAATAAAAGATACAGTGATATCATATTATCTCCCAATAGAAAAAGTGGAGTGCTCCCAAAACTAGTGCCAGAAAATACGGGTAAGGTAGATGAAATCGTGGTTCCCGTAGTTGTTACACCAAGTAGTAGTGCACCCTTTGTAAAGAGGGGTCGGGGGCCTAATACTTCTCGTGATGATTTACAG GACCCAAAATATCTAAAgccttttaaatatggttgGAAACGTGAGCTAGTATGGCGCTCTACCAGTACTTCCACCAAGAAAATGGgtgatatttattattacactCCAACTGGACAAAAAGTGCGTTCATTCCGGGAGCTGGCGGATCATCTTGACAACAAAAACCTCTCGCTTGACAATTTTTCATATACCAAAGATCTCTTGGGTGTCAATGACCCAGAGAAGGAAATTGAGAGGGAAGCCAAAATTCCCCAGAGTCAAAGTGTGGGCAGAGATAGCCCAACTCCAAAACAAGctgacattaaaaaaaacaagaag GTGGAAAGTCTTAAAAACACGGCAACTGCAGAAACCGGGAAATCTGTGGATATGCCTAAATTGATTACTCCCGGTAAAGGCAAGAAGAGAGCTTCGGCGAACACCCCCGAACCTTCTCCTGTagttaagaagaaaaaagaggAGGCAAGAGAGAGCCCTGCTACTGTTGATTCAAAG ATGGAGAGAAAAAAGAATCTTTCATCCAAAAAAATGAGATTATCCAAAAAATCAGAGGAAGTAAGTGAAGCTAAACCTTCCCCTTCTCAACCTTCAAGGTCCAGTCCAAGAAAAACCAA CAAACCATGTTCGATGAACTGCGAAGGGGTTCAAGGAATTATTCCGACTCTGCAGTGTAGAATGTGTTTGTGCTTGTACCACCACCAGTGTGTCGGAGTGAGCCCTGGTATGGGCCTTTCCTACATCTGTAAG GACTGCCGTGAAGAAGAACCAGCAACAACCTCAACTACCCCTTTAGTCTCGCCCCCACCTCTCACACCAATAAACACTTTAAAGACCGTGACAACTACTGCAAGCACCACTTTGCCGAAACTTCAACGTATTCCGAGAACCGACTCCTCCGACCCACCAAATTTGCAATCGATTCCCGCTCCCCCTCCGCTAGTAAAAGTGAACAAAACGGTCGAAGGGCCACCAATACAACAACCATCAGAAGGCTGCAAATCTTTGGTGGGTTCCGTGACTTCCTGGTTGCCGCACAACTCGAAAATTGTTAATAGTGAGGAACCCGCCGAGGCTCCAAAGCCGCAGAACATCGAATACATTGGAGGGAGGAAGTTCTTGGTTATTCCGAAGCATAATGTCATGTCGGTATCCTCTGGGAGATCCTTTTTACGATCCGAGAATTCCGTTACGCCCAATGTTCTTCAGCCTACGGAACTTCCCCATATTTCAGCTAGTTTAGGGCCAGCTAAGACTGTAGATGacaatgataaaaaaatgggtGAAGACCCCATGGATTGTGACGACGTTCACGAAGGTGAAAATAGAAACGA gGCTGCCCAGCAGTCCAATCCTCCAGTTGAGGCCCAGCCTAAAGAAGTGAAACGAAACCTGAAATTGAAGAACCTGATGGCCCATGAGAGCCGCCACGGgagtattgaagaaaaaatcgaTGTGAAAGCGTGCTTATTGAGAGATTCTGCCTTAATGTTCAGTTCGTTGTTGCACGCTTTCCAGTATTTGAAAGTGCAGGATCTTCTGAGAGCCGGCTGTGTATGTCACATGTGGAGAAATACGGCAAATGATCCGAAATTATGGAAGACCGTGCGGATGAAGAATTCTCAAGTGCACAGTTTCGAGGGATTGGCCAATGCTTTAAAGAAACAGGGCACGGTGCACTTAGATTTGAGGAAAATGCTGTTACCCAGTAACGGGGATGATATATGGCCCGATTTCTCGAAAGCAATCGCAAAGGTGGAAAGTTTACAGAAAATCGAGTTTTGCAG atgTCCTGCCTCTGTTGTTGAACAATTAGCCATCTCCAACTCTAATTTGGAAGTAATCAACGCCGTAACGATAAAATGCGACTCGTTGAATCTAGATTCCTTCAAATCACTATCTTGTATAAGCGAGCTAAGACTAAAATCAACGTCAGGGCTCAAAATCAGTTCAATAGATTCACTGAAGGAattgaaaacattgaaaattctttctCTGACTTCGGTCATAGATTTACACACGTTGAATCTTAACGTAATCGGCGAACTTACCAATTTGGTGTCTCTGGATTTGGGTGAATGCTACGATTTCCCCAAAAATTTCGGCGAAGACATTTTGCAGAAGCTTGATAAACTCGAGAAATTGCGATTGGAAAAG GGTCAGGGCACTTGTCACACATTTGAAATATTGGAGTCTGTGAAAAACATGAATTGTTTGGAGCAATTGGAGCTGGTTAATTTTGACGTTAAAATGGGTTTCGATAGGGCTCTAGGTGCATGTAAAAACATCAAGAAGCTGATGATTATTCCCACTTATATATCTCAGAGTGCTACCACCAATAATATGGTTTTAGCTGGAGTTCTGAGATTAGAAG GAAGTCTCAGTAATTTTGTCTGGGGCGTAACTCTCGAACTTCTAAGAGTCACAGAACTATTCATCGATCAATGCGAAGACACGACCAACAAAACGAAGAGAACGAGTGGAAACGGAGATTGCATCCCCGTTTTGAAGCCCGTCCCTGATTTGTCCAATGGCAATCAAATTCAAGCGGCCAACATTCCCGCCCAAGTGGAAATCTTGCCGCTTCCCAACCTACAAAAGTTGCTTTTGAACAGTTTGCCTAAGACCCGagtgaagattttaaaaattccgtTCCACGCAACGTGGCGCCAGACCCTGACGGATTCCCTGTGA
- the LOC136413268 gene encoding uncharacterized protein isoform X2, which produces MEKKNVVKDNEKPQMDEGSEIVPKDSGVEKDIDAATDATAAEPSANSNLVQNGNISQPEVLENNEDHNSTEEQEQTANVSETEKTSYNKAAEPSLSKKPAVVNVGEKCLRSTRGTKRKADARAEGINTSENESTDLATNETTEQKENVGIVKNNVQIGDDLGDEMGKGKRARVPNKRYSDIILSPNRKSGVLPKLVPENTGKVDEIVVPVVVTPSSSAPFVKRGRGPNTSRDDLQDPKYLKPFKYGWKRELVWRSTSTSTKKMGDIYYYTPTGQKVRSFRELADHLDNKNLSLDNFSYTKDLLGVNDPEKEIEREAKIPQSQSVGRDSPTPKQADIKKNKKVESLKNTATAETGKSVDMPKLITPGKGKKRASANTPEPSPVVKKKKEEARESPATVDSKMERKKNLSSKKMRLSKKSEEVSEAKPSPSQPSRSSPRKTNKPCSMNCEGVQGIIPTLQCRMCLCLYHHQCVGVSPGMGLSYICKDCREEEPATTSTTPLVSPPPLTPINTLKTVTTTASTTLPKLQRIPRTDSSDPPNLQSIPAPPPLVKVNKTVEGPPIQQPSEGCKSLVGSVTSWLPHNSKIVNSEEPAEAPKPQNIEYIGGRKFLVIPKHNVMSVSSGRSFLRSENSVTPNVLQPTELPHISASLGPAKTVDDNDKKMGEDPMDCDDVHEGENRNEAAQQSNPPVEAQPKEVKRNLKLKNLMAHESRHGSIEEKIDVKACLLRDSALMFSSLLHAFQYLKVQDLLRAGCVCHMWRNTANDPKLWKTVRMKNSQVHSFEGLANALKKQGTVHLDLRKMLLPSNGDDIWPDFSKAIAKVESLQKIEFCRCPASVVEQLAISNSNLEVINAVTIKCDSLNLDSFKSLSCISELRLKSTSGLKISSIDSLKELKTLKILSLTSVIDLHTLNLNVIGELTNLVSLDLGECYDFPKNFGEDILQKLDKLEKLRLEKGQGTCHTFEILESVKNMNCLEQLELVNFDVKMGFDRALGACKNIKKLMIIPTYISQSATTNNMVLAGVLRLEGSLSNFVWGVTLELLRVTELFIDQCEDTTNKTKRTSGNGDCIPVLKPVPDLSNGNQIQAANIPAQVEILPLPNLQKLLLNSLPKTRVKILKIPFHATWRQTLTDSL; this is translated from the exons atGGAAAAGAAAAACGTAGTCAAAGATAACGAAAAGCCACAAATGGACGAAGGTTCTGAAATAGTTCCCAAAGATTCAGGAGTTGAAAAGGACATAGATGCAGCAACTGACGCCACGGCTGCAGAGCCTTCAGCGAATAGTAATTTAGTGCAAAATGGTAACATTTCACAGCCTGAAGTGTTAGAAAATAATGAGGATCACAACAGTACAGAGGAGCAAGAGCAAACAGCAAATGTTTCAGAAACtgaaaaaacttcttataataaAGCTGCAGAGCCTAGTTTAAGCAAAAAACCTGCAGTGGTGAATGTCGGAGAAAAATGTCTCCGCAGCACACGAGGTACTAAAAGGAAGGCAGATGCTCGGGCTGAAGGTATTAATACTTCGGAAAATGAGAGTACAGATCTGGCCACAAATGAAACTACTGAACAGAAGGAAAATGTTGGCATTGTTAAGAATAATGTTCAAATAGGAGATGATTTAGGAG ATGAAATGGGTAAAGGTAAAAGGGCGCGGGTTCCCAATAAAAGATACAGTGATATCATATTATCTCCCAATAGAAAAAGTGGAGTGCTCCCAAAACTAGTGCCAGAAAATACGGGTAAGGTAGATGAAATCGTGGTTCCCGTAGTTGTTACACCAAGTAGTAGTGCACCCTTTGTAAAGAGGGGTCGGGGGCCTAATACTTCTCGTGATGATTTACAG GACCCAAAATATCTAAAgccttttaaatatggttgGAAACGTGAGCTAGTATGGCGCTCTACCAGTACTTCCACCAAGAAAATGGgtgatatttattattacactCCAACTGGACAAAAAGTGCGTTCATTCCGGGAGCTGGCGGATCATCTTGACAACAAAAACCTCTCGCTTGACAATTTTTCATATACCAAAGATCTCTTGGGTGTCAATGACCCAGAGAAGGAAATTGAGAGGGAAGCCAAAATTCCCCAGAGTCAAAGTGTGGGCAGAGATAGCCCAACTCCAAAACAAGctgacattaaaaaaaacaagaag GTGGAAAGTCTTAAAAACACGGCAACTGCAGAAACCGGGAAATCTGTGGATATGCCTAAATTGATTACTCCCGGTAAAGGCAAGAAGAGAGCTTCGGCGAACACCCCCGAACCTTCTCCTGTagttaagaagaaaaaagaggAGGCAAGAGAGAGCCCTGCTACTGTTGATTCAAAG ATGGAGAGAAAAAAGAATCTTTCATCCAAAAAAATGAGATTATCCAAAAAATCAGAGGAAGTAAGTGAAGCTAAACCTTCCCCTTCTCAACCTTCAAGGTCCAGTCCAAGAAAAACCAA CAAACCATGTTCGATGAACTGCGAAGGGGTTCAAGGAATTATTCCGACTCTGCAGTGTAGAATGTGTTTGTGCTTGTACCACCACCAGTGTGTCGGAGTGAGCCCTGGTATGGGCCTTTCCTACATCTGTAAG GACTGCCGTGAAGAAGAACCAGCAACAACCTCAACTACCCCTTTAGTCTCGCCCCCACCTCTCACACCAATAAACACTTTAAAGACCGTGACAACTACTGCAAGCACCACTTTGCCGAAACTTCAACGTATTCCGAGAACCGACTCCTCCGACCCACCAAATTTGCAATCGATTCCCGCTCCCCCTCCGCTAGTAAAAGTGAACAAAACGGTCGAAGGGCCACCAATACAACAACCATCAGAAGGCTGCAAATCTTTGGTGGGTTCCGTGACTTCCTGGTTGCCGCACAACTCGAAAATTGTTAATAGTGAGGAACCCGCCGAGGCTCCAAAGCCGCAGAACATCGAATACATTGGAGGGAGGAAGTTCTTGGTTATTCCGAAGCATAATGTCATGTCGGTATCCTCTGGGAGATCCTTTTTACGATCCGAGAATTCCGTTACGCCCAATGTTCTTCAGCCTACGGAACTTCCCCATATTTCAGCTAGTTTAGGGCCAGCTAAGACTGTAGATGacaatgataaaaaaatgggtGAAGACCCCATGGATTGTGACGACGTTCACGAAGGTGAAAATAGAAACGA gGCTGCCCAGCAGTCCAATCCTCCAGTTGAGGCCCAGCCTAAAGAAGTGAAACGAAACCTGAAATTGAAGAACCTGATGGCCCATGAGAGCCGCCACGGgagtattgaagaaaaaatcgaTGTGAAAGCGTGCTTATTGAGAGATTCTGCCTTAATGTTCAGTTCGTTGTTGCACGCTTTCCAGTATTTGAAAGTGCAGGATCTTCTGAGAGCCGGCTGTGTATGTCACATGTGGAGAAATACGGCAAATGATCCGAAATTATGGAAGACCGTGCGGATGAAGAATTCTCAAGTGCACAGTTTCGAGGGATTGGCCAATGCTTTAAAGAAACAGGGCACGGTGCACTTAGATTTGAGGAAAATGCTGTTACCCAGTAACGGGGATGATATATGGCCCGATTTCTCGAAAGCAATCGCAAAGGTGGAAAGTTTACAGAAAATCGAGTTTTGCAG atgTCCTGCCTCTGTTGTTGAACAATTAGCCATCTCCAACTCTAATTTGGAAGTAATCAACGCCGTAACGATAAAATGCGACTCGTTGAATCTAGATTCCTTCAAATCACTATCTTGTATAAGCGAGCTAAGACTAAAATCAACGTCAGGGCTCAAAATCAGTTCAATAGATTCACTGAAGGAattgaaaacattgaaaattctttctCTGACTTCGGTCATAGATTTACACACGTTGAATCTTAACGTAATCGGCGAACTTACCAATTTGGTGTCTCTGGATTTGGGTGAATGCTACGATTTCCCCAAAAATTTCGGCGAAGACATTTTGCAGAAGCTTGATAAACTCGAGAAATTGCGATTGGAAAAG GGTCAGGGCACTTGTCACACATTTGAAATATTGGAGTCTGTGAAAAACATGAATTGTTTGGAGCAATTGGAGCTGGTTAATTTTGACGTTAAAATGGGTTTCGATAGGGCTCTAGGTGCATGTAAAAACATCAAGAAGCTGATGATTATTCCCACTTATATATCTCAGAGTGCTACCACCAATAATATGGTTTTAGCTGGAGTTCTGAGATTAGAAG GAAGTCTCAGTAATTTTGTCTGGGGCGTAACTCTCGAACTTCTAAGAGTCACAGAACTATTCATCGATCAATGCGAAGACACGACCAACAAAACGAAGAGAACGAGTGGAAACGGAGATTGCATCCCCGTTTTGAAGCCCGTCCCTGATTTGTCCAATGGCAATCAAATTCAAGCGGCCAACATTCCCGCCCAAGTGGAAATCTTGCCGCTTCCCAACCTACAAAAGTTGCTTTTGAACAGTTTGCCTAAGACCCGagtgaagattttaaaaattccgtTCCACGCAACGTGGCGCCAGACCCTGACGGATTCCCTGTGA
- the LOC136413268 gene encoding microtubule-associated protein 1B isoform X3 codes for MEKKNVVKDNEKPQMDEGSEIVPKDSGVEKDIDAATDATAAEPSANSNLVQNGNISQPEVLENNEDHNSTEEQEQTANVSETEKTSYNKAAEPSLSKKPAVVNVGEKCLRSTRGTKRKADARAEGINTSENESTDLATNETTEQKENVGIVKNNVQIGDDLGEESILKSVSSTDEMGKGKRARVPNKRYSDIILSPNRKSGVLPKLVPENTGKVDEIVVPVVVTPSSSAPFVKRGRGPNTSRDDLQDPKYLKPFKYGWKRELVWRSTSTSTKKMGDIYYYTPTGQKVRSFRELADHLDNKNLSLDNFSYTKDLLGVNDPEKEIEREAKIPQSQSVGRDSPTPKQADIKKNKKVESLKNTATAETGKSVDMPKLITPGKGKKRASANTPEPSPVVKKKKEEARESPATVDSKMERKKNLSSKKMRLSKKSEEVSEAKPSPSQPSRSSPRKTKAAQQSNPPVEAQPKEVKRNLKLKNLMAHESRHGSIEEKIDVKACLLRDSALMFSSLLHAFQYLKVQDLLRAGCVCHMWRNTANDPKLWKTVRMKNSQVHSFEGLANALKKQGTVHLDLRKMLLPSNGDDIWPDFSKAIAKVESLQKIEFCRCPASVVEQLAISNSNLEVINAVTIKCDSLNLDSFKSLSCISELRLKSTSGLKISSIDSLKELKTLKILSLTSVIDLHTLNLNVIGELTNLVSLDLGECYDFPKNFGEDILQKLDKLEKLRLEKGQGTCHTFEILESVKNMNCLEQLELVNFDVKMGFDRALGACKNIKKLMIIPTYISQSATTNNMVLAGVLRLEGSLSNFVWGVTLELLRVTELFIDQCEDTTNKTKRTSGNGDCIPVLKPVPDLSNGNQIQAANIPAQVEILPLPNLQKLLLNSLPKTRVKILKIPFHATWRQTLTDSL; via the exons atGGAAAAGAAAAACGTAGTCAAAGATAACGAAAAGCCACAAATGGACGAAGGTTCTGAAATAGTTCCCAAAGATTCAGGAGTTGAAAAGGACATAGATGCAGCAACTGACGCCACGGCTGCAGAGCCTTCAGCGAATAGTAATTTAGTGCAAAATGGTAACATTTCACAGCCTGAAGTGTTAGAAAATAATGAGGATCACAACAGTACAGAGGAGCAAGAGCAAACAGCAAATGTTTCAGAAACtgaaaaaacttcttataataaAGCTGCAGAGCCTAGTTTAAGCAAAAAACCTGCAGTGGTGAATGTCGGAGAAAAATGTCTCCGCAGCACACGAGGTACTAAAAGGAAGGCAGATGCTCGGGCTGAAGGTATTAATACTTCGGAAAATGAGAGTACAGATCTGGCCACAAATGAAACTACTGAACAGAAGGAAAATGTTGGCATTGTTAAGAATAATGTTCAAATAGGAGATGATTTAGGAG AGGAATCCATTCTAAAATCTGTTTCATCCACAGATGAAATGGGTAAAGGTAAAAGGGCGCGGGTTCCCAATAAAAGATACAGTGATATCATATTATCTCCCAATAGAAAAAGTGGAGTGCTCCCAAAACTAGTGCCAGAAAATACGGGTAAGGTAGATGAAATCGTGGTTCCCGTAGTTGTTACACCAAGTAGTAGTGCACCCTTTGTAAAGAGGGGTCGGGGGCCTAATACTTCTCGTGATGATTTACAG GACCCAAAATATCTAAAgccttttaaatatggttgGAAACGTGAGCTAGTATGGCGCTCTACCAGTACTTCCACCAAGAAAATGGgtgatatttattattacactCCAACTGGACAAAAAGTGCGTTCATTCCGGGAGCTGGCGGATCATCTTGACAACAAAAACCTCTCGCTTGACAATTTTTCATATACCAAAGATCTCTTGGGTGTCAATGACCCAGAGAAGGAAATTGAGAGGGAAGCCAAAATTCCCCAGAGTCAAAGTGTGGGCAGAGATAGCCCAACTCCAAAACAAGctgacattaaaaaaaacaagaag GTGGAAAGTCTTAAAAACACGGCAACTGCAGAAACCGGGAAATCTGTGGATATGCCTAAATTGATTACTCCCGGTAAAGGCAAGAAGAGAGCTTCGGCGAACACCCCCGAACCTTCTCCTGTagttaagaagaaaaaagaggAGGCAAGAGAGAGCCCTGCTACTGTTGATTCAAAG ATGGAGAGAAAAAAGAATCTTTCATCCAAAAAAATGAGATTATCCAAAAAATCAGAGGAAGTAAGTGAAGCTAAACCTTCCCCTTCTCAACCTTCAAGGTCCAGTCCAAGAAAAACCAA gGCTGCCCAGCAGTCCAATCCTCCAGTTGAGGCCCAGCCTAAAGAAGTGAAACGAAACCTGAAATTGAAGAACCTGATGGCCCATGAGAGCCGCCACGGgagtattgaagaaaaaatcgaTGTGAAAGCGTGCTTATTGAGAGATTCTGCCTTAATGTTCAGTTCGTTGTTGCACGCTTTCCAGTATTTGAAAGTGCAGGATCTTCTGAGAGCCGGCTGTGTATGTCACATGTGGAGAAATACGGCAAATGATCCGAAATTATGGAAGACCGTGCGGATGAAGAATTCTCAAGTGCACAGTTTCGAGGGATTGGCCAATGCTTTAAAGAAACAGGGCACGGTGCACTTAGATTTGAGGAAAATGCTGTTACCCAGTAACGGGGATGATATATGGCCCGATTTCTCGAAAGCAATCGCAAAGGTGGAAAGTTTACAGAAAATCGAGTTTTGCAG atgTCCTGCCTCTGTTGTTGAACAATTAGCCATCTCCAACTCTAATTTGGAAGTAATCAACGCCGTAACGATAAAATGCGACTCGTTGAATCTAGATTCCTTCAAATCACTATCTTGTATAAGCGAGCTAAGACTAAAATCAACGTCAGGGCTCAAAATCAGTTCAATAGATTCACTGAAGGAattgaaaacattgaaaattctttctCTGACTTCGGTCATAGATTTACACACGTTGAATCTTAACGTAATCGGCGAACTTACCAATTTGGTGTCTCTGGATTTGGGTGAATGCTACGATTTCCCCAAAAATTTCGGCGAAGACATTTTGCAGAAGCTTGATAAACTCGAGAAATTGCGATTGGAAAAG GGTCAGGGCACTTGTCACACATTTGAAATATTGGAGTCTGTGAAAAACATGAATTGTTTGGAGCAATTGGAGCTGGTTAATTTTGACGTTAAAATGGGTTTCGATAGGGCTCTAGGTGCATGTAAAAACATCAAGAAGCTGATGATTATTCCCACTTATATATCTCAGAGTGCTACCACCAATAATATGGTTTTAGCTGGAGTTCTGAGATTAGAAG GAAGTCTCAGTAATTTTGTCTGGGGCGTAACTCTCGAACTTCTAAGAGTCACAGAACTATTCATCGATCAATGCGAAGACACGACCAACAAAACGAAGAGAACGAGTGGAAACGGAGATTGCATCCCCGTTTTGAAGCCCGTCCCTGATTTGTCCAATGGCAATCAAATTCAAGCGGCCAACATTCCCGCCCAAGTGGAAATCTTGCCGCTTCCCAACCTACAAAAGTTGCTTTTGAACAGTTTGCCTAAGACCCGagtgaagattttaaaaattccgtTCCACGCAACGTGGCGCCAGACCCTGACGGATTCCCTGTGA
- the Rpt3 gene encoding 26S proteasome regulatory subunit 6B produces MEAMDVAVPEKDEGSPSDTTKQSLQDLDTEDLYTKYKKLQQMLEFLEVQEEYIKDEQRNLKKEYLHAQEEVKRIQSVPLVIGQFLEAVDQNTGIVGSTTGSNYYVRILSTIDRELLKPSASVALHKHSNALVDVLPPEADSSISMLQADEKPDVSYSDIGGMDMQKQEIREAVELPLTHFELYKQIGIDPPRGVLMYGPPGCGKTMLAKAVAHHTTAAFIRVVGSEFVQKYLGEGPRMVRDVFRLAKENSPAIIFIDEIDAIATKRFDAQTGADREVQRILLELLNQMDGFDQTTNVKVIMATNRADTLDPALLRPGRLDRKIEFPLPDRRQKRLIFSTITSKMNLSEEVDLEDYVARPDKISGADINAICQEAGMHAVRENRYIVLPKDFEKGYKNNIKKDESEHEFYK; encoded by the exons ATGGAAGCGATGGACGTAGCTGTGCCTGAAAAG GACGAGGGAAGCCCCTCGGATACCACTAAACAGTCTCTTCAGGACCTGGACACTGAAGACCTCTACACCAAATACAAGAAATTGCAGCAGATGCTTGAATTTCTTGAGGTCCAGGAAGAATACATTAAAGACGAACAAAGGAACCTGAAAAAAGAGTATCTCCATGCTCAAGAAGAGGTCAAAAGGATTCAGTCTGTTCCTTTGGTAATTGGCCAGTTTTTGGAGGCTGTCGATCAAAATACTGGTATTGTGGGGTCGACCACTGGCTCCAATTACTATGTGCGGATTCTGTCCACTATTGACCGAGAATTGCTAAAACCTAGTGCCAGTGTGGCCTTGCACAAGCACAGCAATGCATTAGTTGATGTTCTTCCTCCAGAAGCTGATTCATCAATTAGTATGTTGCAAGCTGATGAAAAGCCTGATGTTAGCTACAGTGATATTG gtGGGATGGACATGCAAAAACAGGAAATACGAGAGGCTGTTGAGTTGCCTCTGACTCATTTTGAGTTGTATAAGCAAATTGGTATTGATCCCCCTAGAGGTGTCTTAATGTATGGTCCTCCTGGTTGTGGTAAAACTATGCTGGCTAAAGCTGTGGCTCATCATACAACTG CTGCATTCATTAGAGTAGTAGGCTCTGAGTTTGTCCAAAAGTACTTAGGTGAAGGGCCCAGAATGGTGCGTGACGTATTTAGGCTTGCCAAGGAAAATTCTCCTGCCATTATTTTCATTGATGAAATTGATGCAATCGCCACCAAGCGTTTCGATGCTCAAACTGGAGCCGATCGTGAAGTGCAGAGAATTCTATTGGAGCTGCTTAATCAAATGGATGGTTTTGATCAAACTACTAATGTTAAGGTCATAATGGCAACTAACAGAGCCGACACGTTGGATCCTGCTTTGTTGCGTCCCGGTCGTTTGGACAGAAAAATCGAATTCCCATTACCCGATAGGAGGCAGAAAAGATTAATCTTTAGTACTATcacttcaaaaatgaatttgtctGAGGAG GTTGATCTCGAAGATTACGTGGCAAGGCCAGATAAGATTTCTGGAGCAGACATAAACGCTATTTGCCAGGAAGCGGGAATGCATGCGGTCCGAGAAAATCGTTATATTGTGTTACCAAAAGATTTTGAGAAGGGCTATAAGAACAACATCAAAAAGGACGAAAGCGAACAcgaattttacaaataa